A genomic stretch from Parus major isolate Abel chromosome 28, Parus_major1.1, whole genome shotgun sequence includes:
- the SIRT6 gene encoding NAD-dependent protein deacetylase sirtuin-6 isoform X3 — MAVNYAAGLSPYSDKGKCGLPEIFDPPEELERKVQELADLIRSSSNVVFHTGAGISTASGIPDFRGPNGVWTMEEKGLSPKFDTTFENARPSKTHMALLGLQRVGILKFLVSQNVDGLHVRSGFPRDKLAELHGNMFVEECVKCGKGKLRDTILDWEDSLPDRDLTLADEACRKADLSVTLGTSLQIKPSGNLPLITKKRGGKLVIVNLQATKHVASLSRQTGWESWVGGFEPATPAEHAEIAGPPGRPAHPRLRGRGDDQADEAPGAGGARVDGAGGGGERRAGQGRAAAGAAEGGAAVPAQRHGSAVSRERAAGAPRRAQAGVSQPGHGADTGEEDEGGASPHLTWTVPVSPGLLFLPTFFYTLKYCPFFYVSIKHT; from the exons ATGGCGGTGAATTACGCGGCCGGGCTGTCCCCGTACTCGGACAAGGGCAAGTGCGGCCTCCCCGAG aTTTTCGACCCTCCGGAGGAGCTGGAGCGGAaggtgcaggagctggcagaCCTGATCCGGAGCTCCTCCAATGTGGTGTTtcacacaggagcagggatcAGCACGGCCTCGGGGATCCCTGACTTCAG AGGTCCCAATGGTGTCTGGACTATGGAAGAGAAAGGGCTCTCCCCAAAATTCGACACCACCTTTGAGAACGCCAGGCCCTCCAAGACTCACATGgcgctgctggggctgcagagagTGGGAATCCTGAAATTCCTGGTCAGCCAGAACGTGGACGGCCTGCACGTGCGGTCAGGATTCCCACG GGACAAGTTGGCCGAGCTCCACGGGAACATGTTTGTGGAAGAGTGCGTGAAATGCGGGAA agGGAAGTTACGAGACACTATTCTGGATTGGGAAGATTCCCTGCCCGACCGTGACCTGACACTGGCAGATGAAGCCTGCAG gaaaGCCGATCTCTCCGTCACCCTGGGGACCTCTCTGCAGATCAAACCCAGCGGGAACCTCCCACTGATCACCaagaagagaggaggaaagtTGGTCATTGTCAACCTCCAAGCAACCAAACAC GTGGCCTCTCTTAGCAGGCAAACAGGCTGGGAGTCCTGGGTTGGAGGGTTTGAACCTGCAACTCCTGCTGAACACGCAGAGATTGCAG GACCGCCAGGCCGACCTGCGCATCCACGGCTACGTGGACGAGGTGATGACCAAGCTGATGAAGCAcctggggctggaggtgccCGAGTGGACGGGGCCGGTGGTGGTGGAGAGCGCCGAGCTGGCCAAGGCCGAGCAGCTGCAGGGGCGGCTGAAGGAGGAGCCGCTGTCCCAGCACAACGGCACGGGAGCGCCGTGTCCCGGGAACGCGCCGCTGGAGCGCCGCGACGGGCTCAAGCTGGAGTGTCCCAGCCCGGACACGGGGCCGACACCGGTGAAGAAGATGAAGGTGGAGCCTCTCCTCACCTGACCTGGACTGTCCCTGTCTCACCTGGGCTGCTTTTCCTACCAACTTTTTTTTATACCCTTAAATATTGTCCCTTTTTTTATGTCAGTATTAAACACACTTGA
- the SIRT6 gene encoding NAD-dependent protein deacetylase sirtuin-6 isoform X1, with product MAVNYAAGLSPYSDKGKCGLPEIFDPPEELERKVQELADLIRSSSNVVFHTGAGISTASGIPDFRGPNGVWTMEEKGLSPKFDTTFENARPSKTHMALLGLQRVGILKFLVSQNVDGLHVRSGFPRDKLAELHGNMFVEECVKCGKQYVRDAVVGSMGLKPTGRLCSVTKARGLRACRGKLRDTILDWEDSLPDRDLTLADEACRKADLSVTLGTSLQIKPSGNLPLITKKRGGKLVIVNLQATKHVASLSRQTGWESWVGGFEPATPAEHAEIAGPPGRPAHPRLRGRGDDQADEAPGAGGARVDGAGGGGERRAGQGRAAAGAAEGGAAVPAQRHGSAVSRERAAGAPRRAQAGVSQPGHGADTGEEDEGGASPHLTWTVPVSPGLLFLPTFFYTLKYCPFFYVSIKHT from the exons ATGGCGGTGAATTACGCGGCCGGGCTGTCCCCGTACTCGGACAAGGGCAAGTGCGGCCTCCCCGAG aTTTTCGACCCTCCGGAGGAGCTGGAGCGGAaggtgcaggagctggcagaCCTGATCCGGAGCTCCTCCAATGTGGTGTTtcacacaggagcagggatcAGCACGGCCTCGGGGATCCCTGACTTCAG AGGTCCCAATGGTGTCTGGACTATGGAAGAGAAAGGGCTCTCCCCAAAATTCGACACCACCTTTGAGAACGCCAGGCCCTCCAAGACTCACATGgcgctgctggggctgcagagagTGGGAATCCTGAAATTCCTGGTCAGCCAGAACGTGGACGGCCTGCACGTGCGGTCAGGATTCCCACG GGACAAGTTGGCCGAGCTCCACGGGAACATGTTTGTGGAAGAGTGCGTGAAATGCGGGAA gCAGTACGTGCGCGACGCCGTCGTGGGCAGCATGGGGCTCAAGCCCACGGGGCGCCTCTGCAGCGTCACCAAGGCCCGGGGGCTGCGGGCCTGCAG agGGAAGTTACGAGACACTATTCTGGATTGGGAAGATTCCCTGCCCGACCGTGACCTGACACTGGCAGATGAAGCCTGCAG gaaaGCCGATCTCTCCGTCACCCTGGGGACCTCTCTGCAGATCAAACCCAGCGGGAACCTCCCACTGATCACCaagaagagaggaggaaagtTGGTCATTGTCAACCTCCAAGCAACCAAACAC GTGGCCTCTCTTAGCAGGCAAACAGGCTGGGAGTCCTGGGTTGGAGGGTTTGAACCTGCAACTCCTGCTGAACACGCAGAGATTGCAG GACCGCCAGGCCGACCTGCGCATCCACGGCTACGTGGACGAGGTGATGACCAAGCTGATGAAGCAcctggggctggaggtgccCGAGTGGACGGGGCCGGTGGTGGTGGAGAGCGCCGAGCTGGCCAAGGCCGAGCAGCTGCAGGGGCGGCTGAAGGAGGAGCCGCTGTCCCAGCACAACGGCACGGGAGCGCCGTGTCCCGGGAACGCGCCGCTGGAGCGCCGCGACGGGCTCAAGCTGGAGTGTCCCAGCCCGGACACGGGGCCGACACCGGTGAAGAAGATGAAGGTGGAGCCTCTCCTCACCTGACCTGGACTGTCCCTGTCTCACCTGGGCTGCTTTTCCTACCAACTTTTTTTTATACCCTTAAATATTGTCCCTTTTTTTATGTCAGTATTAAACACACTTGA
- the CREB3L3 gene encoding cyclic AMP-responsive element-binding protein 3-like protein 3 isoform X2, translated as MASHSAMASSVGSLENLDLLDLLFDCQDWILRGAELGTPPGAWPQDRRAPDSKDLLSSILGSGDSVSDSPSWSPATSDSGVSEDPPSDQHDSPPRSCDRGPREVLYPYTDPCQAQPPPAGSGVLHPEVSIDLDMWHPGFFLEESQDVPVVPPPASCALTVKDLLLSGSSDNPQAPGSLLQPSQGPFQELVLTEDEKKLLVKEGVTLPTQLPLTKYEERVLKKIRRKIRNKQSAQESRKKKKEYIDGLESRMSACTAQNQELQRKVLHLEKQNSSLLEQLKKLQAMVVQSSNKAAQTGTCLAVLLLSFTLIVFPSISPFAPSKTEANGDFRPVRVFSRSLHNAAASRVVHTQPQAGDEKLPEPLWSEETPETLPEALQGTFPTPPDKSSLRNDTGASAPEGLSPEDGDHGEAVAGDGTVPQPGLPSLAWSKPRHGRPAVLEPAEEL; from the exons ATGGCATCTCACTCAG CCATGGCCTCCAGTGTGGGCAGCCTCGAGAACCTGGACCTGCTGGATCTCCTCTTCGACTGCCAGGACTGGATCCTGcgtggggcagagctggggacgCCGCCGGGAGCCTGGCCCCAGGACAGG CGTGCTCCGGACAGCAAGGACCTCCTGAGCTCCATCCTGGGCTCCGGGGACTCGGTGTCAGACTCGCCCAGCTGGTCCCCGGCCACCAGTGACAGCGGGGTGTCCGAGGACCCCCCCTCTGACCAGCACGACAGCCCCCCCCGGAGCTGTGACAGGGGTCCCCGAGAGGTCCTGTACCCCTACACCGACCCCTGCCAGGCCCAGCCCCCCCCGGCGGGCTCTGGGGTCCTGCACCCCGAGGTCTCCATCGACCTGG ACATGTGGCACCCTGGGTTCTTCCTGGAGGAGAGCCAGGACGTGCCCGTGGTCCCCCCTCCTGCATCCTGTGCCCTCACCGTCAAGGACCTGCTGCTCTCGGGCAGCTCTGACAAC ccacaggctcctggctccctgctccagcccagccagggccCCTTCCAGGAGCTGGTGCTGACAGAGGACGAGAAGAAGCTGCTGGTGAAGGAGGGGGTGACCCTGCCCACGCAGCTGCCCCTCACCAAG TACGAGGAGCGGGTGCTGAAGAAGATCCGGAGGAAGATCCGGAACAAGCAGTCGGCTCAGGAGAGCCGcaagaagaagaaggaataCATTGATGGGCTGGAGAGCAG gatgTCAGCGTGCACGGCCCAgaaccaggagctgcagaggaaagtCCTGCACCTGGAGAAGCAGAACTC atccctcctggagcagctgaagaagCTCCAGGCCATGGTGGTTCAGTCGAGCAACaaggcagcacagacaggaaCCTGCCTGGCG gtcctgctgctctccttcacCCTCATTGTCTTCCCCTCCATCAGCCCCTTCGCCCCCAGCAAGACTGAGGCAAACGGCGACTTCAGACCTGTGCGAG TTTTCTCCAGGTCCCTGCACAACGCCGCCGCCTCCCGCGTGGTTCACACCCAGCCCCAGGCCGGGGATGAGAAGCTCCCGGAGCCGCTGTGGTCGGAGGAGACGCCCGAGACCCTGCCCGAGGCGCTCCAGGGCACATTCCCGACACCGCCGGACAAAAGCTCCCTCCGGAACGACACGGGGGCATCGGCCCCCGAGGGGCTGAGCCCTGAGGACGGCGACCACGGGGAAGCTGTGGCAGGGGATGGCACCGTGCCACAGCCGGGGCTGCCATCCCTGGCGTGGTCCAAGCCCAGGCACGGCCGGCCCGCGGTGCTGGAGCCGGCGGAAGAGCTTtag
- the SIRT6 gene encoding NAD-dependent protein deacetylase sirtuin-6 isoform X5: MAVNYAAGLSPYSDKGKCGLPEIFDPPEELERKVQELADLIRSSSNVVFHTGAGISTASGIPDFRGPNGVWTMEEKGLSPKFDTTFENARPSKTHMALLGLQRVGILKFLVSQNVDGLHVRSGFPRDKLAELHGNMFVEECVKCGKQYVRDAVVGSMGLKPTGRLCSVTKARGLRACRGKLRDTILDWEDSLPDRDLTLADEACRKADLSVTLGTSLQIKPSGNLPLITKKRGGKLVIVNLQATKHDRQADLRIHGYVDEVMTKLMKHLGLEVPEWTGPVVVESAELAKAEQLQGRLKEEPLSQHNGTGAPCPGNAPLERRDGLKLECPSPDTGPTPVKKMKVEPLLT, from the exons ATGGCGGTGAATTACGCGGCCGGGCTGTCCCCGTACTCGGACAAGGGCAAGTGCGGCCTCCCCGAG aTTTTCGACCCTCCGGAGGAGCTGGAGCGGAaggtgcaggagctggcagaCCTGATCCGGAGCTCCTCCAATGTGGTGTTtcacacaggagcagggatcAGCACGGCCTCGGGGATCCCTGACTTCAG AGGTCCCAATGGTGTCTGGACTATGGAAGAGAAAGGGCTCTCCCCAAAATTCGACACCACCTTTGAGAACGCCAGGCCCTCCAAGACTCACATGgcgctgctggggctgcagagagTGGGAATCCTGAAATTCCTGGTCAGCCAGAACGTGGACGGCCTGCACGTGCGGTCAGGATTCCCACG GGACAAGTTGGCCGAGCTCCACGGGAACATGTTTGTGGAAGAGTGCGTGAAATGCGGGAA gCAGTACGTGCGCGACGCCGTCGTGGGCAGCATGGGGCTCAAGCCCACGGGGCGCCTCTGCAGCGTCACCAAGGCCCGGGGGCTGCGGGCCTGCAG agGGAAGTTACGAGACACTATTCTGGATTGGGAAGATTCCCTGCCCGACCGTGACCTGACACTGGCAGATGAAGCCTGCAG gaaaGCCGATCTCTCCGTCACCCTGGGGACCTCTCTGCAGATCAAACCCAGCGGGAACCTCCCACTGATCACCaagaagagaggaggaaagtTGGTCATTGTCAACCTCCAAGCAACCAAACAC GACCGCCAGGCCGACCTGCGCATCCACGGCTACGTGGACGAGGTGATGACCAAGCTGATGAAGCAcctggggctggaggtgccCGAGTGGACGGGGCCGGTGGTGGTGGAGAGCGCCGAGCTGGCCAAGGCCGAGCAGCTGCAGGGGCGGCTGAAGGAGGAGCCGCTGTCCCAGCACAACGGCACGGGAGCGCCGTGTCCCGGGAACGCGCCGCTGGAGCGCCGCGACGGGCTCAAGCTGGAGTGTCCCAGCCCGGACACGGGGCCGACACCGGTGAAGAAGATGAAGGTGGAGCCTCTCCTCACCTGA
- the SIRT6 gene encoding NAD-dependent protein deacetylase sirtuin-6 isoform X4, translating into MAVNYAAGLSPYSDKGKCGLPEIFDPPEELERKVQELADLIRSSSNVVFHTGAGISTASGIPDFRGPNGVWTMEEKGLSPKFDTTFENARPSKTHMALLGLQRVGILKFLVSQNVDGLHVRDKLAELHGNMFVEECVKCGKGKLRDTILDWEDSLPDRDLTLADEACRKADLSVTLGTSLQIKPSGNLPLITKKRGGKLVIVNLQATKHVASLSRQTGWESWVGGFEPATPAEHAEIAGPPGRPAHPRLRGRGDDQADEAPGAGGARVDGAGGGGERRAGQGRAAAGAAEGGAAVPAQRHGSAVSRERAAGAPRRAQAGVSQPGHGADTGEEDEGGASPHLTWTVPVSPGLLFLPTFFYTLKYCPFFYVSIKHT; encoded by the exons ATGGCGGTGAATTACGCGGCCGGGCTGTCCCCGTACTCGGACAAGGGCAAGTGCGGCCTCCCCGAG aTTTTCGACCCTCCGGAGGAGCTGGAGCGGAaggtgcaggagctggcagaCCTGATCCGGAGCTCCTCCAATGTGGTGTTtcacacaggagcagggatcAGCACGGCCTCGGGGATCCCTGACTTCAG AGGTCCCAATGGTGTCTGGACTATGGAAGAGAAAGGGCTCTCCCCAAAATTCGACACCACCTTTGAGAACGCCAGGCCCTCCAAGACTCACATGgcgctgctggggctgcagagagTGGGAATCCTGAAATTCCTGGTCAGCCAGAACGTGGACGGCCTGCACGTGCG GGACAAGTTGGCCGAGCTCCACGGGAACATGTTTGTGGAAGAGTGCGTGAAATGCGGGAA agGGAAGTTACGAGACACTATTCTGGATTGGGAAGATTCCCTGCCCGACCGTGACCTGACACTGGCAGATGAAGCCTGCAG gaaaGCCGATCTCTCCGTCACCCTGGGGACCTCTCTGCAGATCAAACCCAGCGGGAACCTCCCACTGATCACCaagaagagaggaggaaagtTGGTCATTGTCAACCTCCAAGCAACCAAACAC GTGGCCTCTCTTAGCAGGCAAACAGGCTGGGAGTCCTGGGTTGGAGGGTTTGAACCTGCAACTCCTGCTGAACACGCAGAGATTGCAG GACCGCCAGGCCGACCTGCGCATCCACGGCTACGTGGACGAGGTGATGACCAAGCTGATGAAGCAcctggggctggaggtgccCGAGTGGACGGGGCCGGTGGTGGTGGAGAGCGCCGAGCTGGCCAAGGCCGAGCAGCTGCAGGGGCGGCTGAAGGAGGAGCCGCTGTCCCAGCACAACGGCACGGGAGCGCCGTGTCCCGGGAACGCGCCGCTGGAGCGCCGCGACGGGCTCAAGCTGGAGTGTCCCAGCCCGGACACGGGGCCGACACCGGTGAAGAAGATGAAGGTGGAGCCTCTCCTCACCTGACCTGGACTGTCCCTGTCTCACCTGGGCTGCTTTTCCTACCAACTTTTTTTTATACCCTTAAATATTGTCCCTTTTTTTATGTCAGTATTAAACACACTTGA
- the CREB3L3 gene encoding cyclic AMP-responsive element-binding protein 3-like protein 3 isoform X3, which translates to MASHSAMASSVGSLENLDLLDLLFDCQDWILRGAELGTPPGAWPQDRRAPDSKDLLSSILGSGDSVSDSPSWSPATSDSGVSEDPPSDQHDSPPRSCDRGPREVLYPYTDPCQAQPPPAGSGVLHPEVSIDLDMWHPGFFLEESQDVPVVPPPASCALTVKDLLLSGSSDNQPQAPGSLLQPSQGPFQELVLTEDEKKLLVKEGVTLPTQLPLTKYEERVLKKIRRKIRNKQSAQESRKKKKEYIDGLESRMSACTAQNQELQRKVLHLEKQNSSLLEQLKKLQAMVVQSSNKAAQTGTCLAVLLLSFTLIVFPSISPFAPSKTEANGDFRPVRGPCTTPPPPAWFTPSPRPGMRSSRSRCGRRRRPRPCPRRSRAHSRHRRTKAPSGTTRGHRPPRG; encoded by the exons ATGGCATCTCACTCAG CCATGGCCTCCAGTGTGGGCAGCCTCGAGAACCTGGACCTGCTGGATCTCCTCTTCGACTGCCAGGACTGGATCCTGcgtggggcagagctggggacgCCGCCGGGAGCCTGGCCCCAGGACAGG CGTGCTCCGGACAGCAAGGACCTCCTGAGCTCCATCCTGGGCTCCGGGGACTCGGTGTCAGACTCGCCCAGCTGGTCCCCGGCCACCAGTGACAGCGGGGTGTCCGAGGACCCCCCCTCTGACCAGCACGACAGCCCCCCCCGGAGCTGTGACAGGGGTCCCCGAGAGGTCCTGTACCCCTACACCGACCCCTGCCAGGCCCAGCCCCCCCCGGCGGGCTCTGGGGTCCTGCACCCCGAGGTCTCCATCGACCTGG ACATGTGGCACCCTGGGTTCTTCCTGGAGGAGAGCCAGGACGTGCCCGTGGTCCCCCCTCCTGCATCCTGTGCCCTCACCGTCAAGGACCTGCTGCTCTCGGGCAGCTCTGACAAC cagccacaggctcctggctccctgctccagcccagccagggccCCTTCCAGGAGCTGGTGCTGACAGAGGACGAGAAGAAGCTGCTGGTGAAGGAGGGGGTGACCCTGCCCACGCAGCTGCCCCTCACCAAG TACGAGGAGCGGGTGCTGAAGAAGATCCGGAGGAAGATCCGGAACAAGCAGTCGGCTCAGGAGAGCCGcaagaagaagaaggaataCATTGATGGGCTGGAGAGCAG gatgTCAGCGTGCACGGCCCAgaaccaggagctgcagaggaaagtCCTGCACCTGGAGAAGCAGAACTC atccctcctggagcagctgaagaagCTCCAGGCCATGGTGGTTCAGTCGAGCAACaaggcagcacagacaggaaCCTGCCTGGCG gtcctgctgctctccttcacCCTCATTGTCTTCCCCTCCATCAGCCCCTTCGCCCCCAGCAAGACTGAGGCAAACGGCGACTTCAGACCTGTGCGAG GTCCCTGCACAACGCCGCCGCCTCCCGCGTGGTTCACACCCAGCCCCAGGCCGGGGATGAGAAGCTCCCGGAGCCGCTGTGGTCGGAGGAGACGCCCGAGACCCTGCCCGAGGCGCTCCAGGGCACATTCCCGACACCGCCGGACAAAAGCTCCCTCCGGAACGACACGGGGGCATCGGCCCCCGAGGGGCTGA
- the CREB3L3 gene encoding cyclic AMP-responsive element-binding protein 3-like protein 3 isoform X1, translated as MASHSAMASSVGSLENLDLLDLLFDCQDWILRGAELGTPPGAWPQDRRAPDSKDLLSSILGSGDSVSDSPSWSPATSDSGVSEDPPSDQHDSPPRSCDRGPREVLYPYTDPCQAQPPPAGSGVLHPEVSIDLDMWHPGFFLEESQDVPVVPPPASCALTVKDLLLSGSSDNQPQAPGSLLQPSQGPFQELVLTEDEKKLLVKEGVTLPTQLPLTKYEERVLKKIRRKIRNKQSAQESRKKKKEYIDGLESRMSACTAQNQELQRKVLHLEKQNSSLLEQLKKLQAMVVQSSNKAAQTGTCLAVLLLSFTLIVFPSISPFAPSKTEANGDFRPVRVFSRSLHNAAASRVVHTQPQAGDEKLPEPLWSEETPETLPEALQGTFPTPPDKSSLRNDTGASAPEGLSPEDGDHGEAVAGDGTVPQPGLPSLAWSKPRHGRPAVLEPAEEL; from the exons ATGGCATCTCACTCAG CCATGGCCTCCAGTGTGGGCAGCCTCGAGAACCTGGACCTGCTGGATCTCCTCTTCGACTGCCAGGACTGGATCCTGcgtggggcagagctggggacgCCGCCGGGAGCCTGGCCCCAGGACAGG CGTGCTCCGGACAGCAAGGACCTCCTGAGCTCCATCCTGGGCTCCGGGGACTCGGTGTCAGACTCGCCCAGCTGGTCCCCGGCCACCAGTGACAGCGGGGTGTCCGAGGACCCCCCCTCTGACCAGCACGACAGCCCCCCCCGGAGCTGTGACAGGGGTCCCCGAGAGGTCCTGTACCCCTACACCGACCCCTGCCAGGCCCAGCCCCCCCCGGCGGGCTCTGGGGTCCTGCACCCCGAGGTCTCCATCGACCTGG ACATGTGGCACCCTGGGTTCTTCCTGGAGGAGAGCCAGGACGTGCCCGTGGTCCCCCCTCCTGCATCCTGTGCCCTCACCGTCAAGGACCTGCTGCTCTCGGGCAGCTCTGACAAC cagccacaggctcctggctccctgctccagcccagccagggccCCTTCCAGGAGCTGGTGCTGACAGAGGACGAGAAGAAGCTGCTGGTGAAGGAGGGGGTGACCCTGCCCACGCAGCTGCCCCTCACCAAG TACGAGGAGCGGGTGCTGAAGAAGATCCGGAGGAAGATCCGGAACAAGCAGTCGGCTCAGGAGAGCCGcaagaagaagaaggaataCATTGATGGGCTGGAGAGCAG gatgTCAGCGTGCACGGCCCAgaaccaggagctgcagaggaaagtCCTGCACCTGGAGAAGCAGAACTC atccctcctggagcagctgaagaagCTCCAGGCCATGGTGGTTCAGTCGAGCAACaaggcagcacagacaggaaCCTGCCTGGCG gtcctgctgctctccttcacCCTCATTGTCTTCCCCTCCATCAGCCCCTTCGCCCCCAGCAAGACTGAGGCAAACGGCGACTTCAGACCTGTGCGAG TTTTCTCCAGGTCCCTGCACAACGCCGCCGCCTCCCGCGTGGTTCACACCCAGCCCCAGGCCGGGGATGAGAAGCTCCCGGAGCCGCTGTGGTCGGAGGAGACGCCCGAGACCCTGCCCGAGGCGCTCCAGGGCACATTCCCGACACCGCCGGACAAAAGCTCCCTCCGGAACGACACGGGGGCATCGGCCCCCGAGGGGCTGAGCCCTGAGGACGGCGACCACGGGGAAGCTGTGGCAGGGGATGGCACCGTGCCACAGCCGGGGCTGCCATCCCTGGCGTGGTCCAAGCCCAGGCACGGCCGGCCCGCGGTGCTGGAGCCGGCGGAAGAGCTTtag
- the SIRT6 gene encoding NAD-dependent protein deacetylase sirtuin-6 isoform X2 → MAVNYAAGLSPYSDKGKCGLPEIFDPPEELERKVQELADLIRSSSNVVFHTGAGISTASGIPDFRGPNGVWTMEEKGLSPKFDTTFENARPSKTHMALLGLQRVGILKFLVSQNVDGLHVRDKLAELHGNMFVEECVKCGKQYVRDAVVGSMGLKPTGRLCSVTKARGLRACRGKLRDTILDWEDSLPDRDLTLADEACRKADLSVTLGTSLQIKPSGNLPLITKKRGGKLVIVNLQATKHVASLSRQTGWESWVGGFEPATPAEHAEIAGPPGRPAHPRLRGRGDDQADEAPGAGGARVDGAGGGGERRAGQGRAAAGAAEGGAAVPAQRHGSAVSRERAAGAPRRAQAGVSQPGHGADTGEEDEGGASPHLTWTVPVSPGLLFLPTFFYTLKYCPFFYVSIKHT, encoded by the exons ATGGCGGTGAATTACGCGGCCGGGCTGTCCCCGTACTCGGACAAGGGCAAGTGCGGCCTCCCCGAG aTTTTCGACCCTCCGGAGGAGCTGGAGCGGAaggtgcaggagctggcagaCCTGATCCGGAGCTCCTCCAATGTGGTGTTtcacacaggagcagggatcAGCACGGCCTCGGGGATCCCTGACTTCAG AGGTCCCAATGGTGTCTGGACTATGGAAGAGAAAGGGCTCTCCCCAAAATTCGACACCACCTTTGAGAACGCCAGGCCCTCCAAGACTCACATGgcgctgctggggctgcagagagTGGGAATCCTGAAATTCCTGGTCAGCCAGAACGTGGACGGCCTGCACGTGCG GGACAAGTTGGCCGAGCTCCACGGGAACATGTTTGTGGAAGAGTGCGTGAAATGCGGGAA gCAGTACGTGCGCGACGCCGTCGTGGGCAGCATGGGGCTCAAGCCCACGGGGCGCCTCTGCAGCGTCACCAAGGCCCGGGGGCTGCGGGCCTGCAG agGGAAGTTACGAGACACTATTCTGGATTGGGAAGATTCCCTGCCCGACCGTGACCTGACACTGGCAGATGAAGCCTGCAG gaaaGCCGATCTCTCCGTCACCCTGGGGACCTCTCTGCAGATCAAACCCAGCGGGAACCTCCCACTGATCACCaagaagagaggaggaaagtTGGTCATTGTCAACCTCCAAGCAACCAAACAC GTGGCCTCTCTTAGCAGGCAAACAGGCTGGGAGTCCTGGGTTGGAGGGTTTGAACCTGCAACTCCTGCTGAACACGCAGAGATTGCAG GACCGCCAGGCCGACCTGCGCATCCACGGCTACGTGGACGAGGTGATGACCAAGCTGATGAAGCAcctggggctggaggtgccCGAGTGGACGGGGCCGGTGGTGGTGGAGAGCGCCGAGCTGGCCAAGGCCGAGCAGCTGCAGGGGCGGCTGAAGGAGGAGCCGCTGTCCCAGCACAACGGCACGGGAGCGCCGTGTCCCGGGAACGCGCCGCTGGAGCGCCGCGACGGGCTCAAGCTGGAGTGTCCCAGCCCGGACACGGGGCCGACACCGGTGAAGAAGATGAAGGTGGAGCCTCTCCTCACCTGACCTGGACTGTCCCTGTCTCACCTGGGCTGCTTTTCCTACCAACTTTTTTTTATACCCTTAAATATTGTCCCTTTTTTTATGTCAGTATTAAACACACTTGA